The Achromobacter deleyi genome has a window encoding:
- a CDS encoding class II aldolase/adducin family protein has product MDTVSKQGASVREQVSATEWQVRTDLAALYRLVALFGWDDLIFTHITAKVPGTEHFLINPYGMMFDEITASSLVKIDLAGNKVMESEYDINPAGFTIHSCIHAARKDAMCVLHTHSINGVAVSAQKAGLLPLSQFAFIALRSLSYHDYEGLALNPEEQPRLVRDLGSNNYLILRNHGLLTVGQTMAEAFQAMHRLEAACMVQVRAQAGGELTYIPPEILERAAVESPADRAHKAALAWPGLLRRLDRRNPGYAD; this is encoded by the coding sequence ATGGACACGGTAAGCAAGCAAGGCGCCAGCGTGCGCGAACAAGTCAGCGCAACGGAATGGCAGGTCCGCACGGACCTGGCGGCGCTGTATCGGCTGGTGGCGCTGTTTGGCTGGGACGATCTGATCTTCACGCACATCACGGCCAAGGTGCCGGGCACCGAGCATTTCCTGATCAATCCCTACGGCATGATGTTCGACGAAATCACGGCATCCAGCCTGGTCAAGATCGATCTGGCCGGAAACAAGGTGATGGAGTCGGAGTACGACATCAATCCGGCTGGCTTCACCATTCATAGCTGTATCCACGCCGCCCGCAAGGACGCGATGTGCGTGCTGCACACGCACTCCATCAATGGGGTGGCGGTGTCGGCGCAGAAGGCGGGCCTGTTGCCGCTGTCGCAGTTTGCGTTCATTGCGCTGCGCTCGCTCAGCTATCACGACTACGAAGGCCTGGCGCTCAATCCCGAAGAACAGCCGCGGCTGGTGCGGGACCTGGGCAGCAACAATTACCTGATCCTGCGCAACCATGGTCTGCTGACCGTGGGCCAGACCATGGCCGAGGCATTCCAGGCCATGCACAGGCTCGAAGCGGCCTGCATGGTGCAGGTGCGGGCGCAGGCGGGAGGGGAACTGACCTACATCCCGCCCGAGATCCTGGAGCGCGCCGCGGTGGAGTCGCCAGCCGACCGGGCGCACAAGGCCGCGCTGGCCTGGCCGGGACTGCTGCGTCGGCTGGACCGCCGCAACCCAGGTTACGCGGACTAG